A genomic window from Micromonospora ferruginea includes:
- the rplJ gene encoding 50S ribosomal protein L10 translates to MADKPIRADKATAVAELTESFRSSGATVLTEYRGLTVSQLTQLRRTLGKETSYTVAKNTLAKRAAADAGISGLDELFTGPTALTFVSGDVVEAAKGLRDFAKANPKLVIKGGVFEGRAISAAEVTKLADLESREVLLAKLAGAMKGNLSKAAALFQAPLSKAARAAAALADKKREQEGAEAA, encoded by the coding sequence ATGGCGGACAAGCCGATCCGGGCCGACAAGGCCACGGCCGTCGCCGAGCTGACCGAGAGCTTCCGCTCGTCGGGCGCCACCGTGCTGACCGAGTACCGCGGGCTCACGGTTTCGCAGCTCACCCAGCTGCGGCGCACGCTCGGCAAGGAGACCAGCTACACGGTCGCGAAGAACACGCTGGCCAAGCGTGCCGCGGCCGATGCGGGCATCTCCGGCCTCGACGAGCTGTTCACCGGTCCTACCGCGCTGACTTTCGTTTCGGGCGACGTCGTCGAGGCGGCGAAGGGTCTTCGCGACTTCGCGAAGGCCAACCCGAAGCTCGTCATCAAGGGCGGTGTCTTCGAGGGCAGGGCCATTTCCGCGGCCGAGGTCACGAAGCTCGCCGACCTGGAGTCCCGCGAGGTGCTGCTGGCCAAGCTGGCCGGCGCCATGAAGGGCAACCTGAGCAAGGCCGCGGCCCTGTTCCAGGCTCCGCTCTCCAAGGCCGCCCGCGCGGCGGCCGCCCTGGCGGACAAGAAGCGCGAGCAGGAGGGCGCCGAGGCGGCCTGA